One stretch of Neosynechococcus sphagnicola sy1 DNA includes these proteins:
- a CDS encoding anhydro-N-acetylmuramic acid kinase, with the protein MGGGSQNRYLRQRLELHLDPIPVLDTDDLGLSADYKEAIAFAVLAYWQQQGIPGNLPTVTGADQPVCLGEFHPSIRTRAC; encoded by the coding sequence GTGGGGGGGGGCAGTCAAAATCGCTATCTCCGACAGAGACTGGAACTGCACCTAGACCCGATTCCGGTTCTGGACACTGACGACCTGGGACTCAGTGCTGACTATAAAGAGGCGATCGCCTTTGCGGTACTTGCTTACTGGCAGCAGCAGGGCATTCCCGGCAACCTGCCGACGGTCACGGGGGCAGATCAGCCCGTTTGCTTGGGTGAATTTCATCCAAGCATCCGCACCCGTGCGTGTTAG
- a CDS encoding anhydro-N-acetylmuramic acid kinase, protein MVSRVDAYLLGHPTAHRCIQNIGGIGNVTYLPAFQPHDAPAPLETKTWEAGILGWDTGPGNLLLDLAVQHFSNGQQTYDQHGAWASRGTPCQPLVAQWLQQPFFPQPPPKSTGREAFGLAYFKDCLTAAQVYALTPADILATLTELTAASIADSYQAFLPQAPDQVLICGGGQSKSLSPTETGTAPRPDSGSGH, encoded by the coding sequence TTGGTCTCTCGCGTCGATGCTTACTTGCTGGGACACCCCACGGCTCACCGCTGTATCCAAAACATTGGTGGCATTGGCAATGTGACGTATCTCCCCGCCTTTCAACCCCATGACGCCCCTGCTCCTTTAGAGACCAAAACTTGGGAAGCTGGCATTCTTGGCTGGGATACAGGCCCTGGCAATCTACTGCTCGATCTAGCCGTGCAGCATTTCAGTAACGGCCAACAAACCTATGATCAGCATGGAGCATGGGCTTCCCGTGGCACTCCTTGCCAGCCGTTGGTGGCCCAATGGTTACAGCAGCCCTTTTTTCCCCAACCACCTCCCAAGTCCACCGGACGGGAAGCGTTTGGGCTGGCCTACTTTAAAGACTGTCTAACCGCAGCCCAAGTGTATGCCCTCACCCCGGCAGATATCTTGGCAACCCTGACGGAATTGACCGCTGCCTCCATTGCCGACAGTTATCAAGCTTTTCTCCCCCAGGCACCGGATCAGGTGCTGATCTGTGGGGGGGGGCAGTCAAAATCGCTATCTCCGACAGAGACTGGAACTGCACCTAGACCCGATTCCGGTTCTGGACACTGA
- a CDS encoding anhydro-N-acetylmuramic acid kinase, protein MAKRCTIAPPDFPSLGYSLQLGRGALIAHQTSVATVSNFRVADIARGGQGVSLGLSRRCLLAGTPHGSPLYPKHWWHWQCDVSPRLSTP, encoded by the coding sequence ATGGCCAAACGGTGTACCATCGCCCCCCCCGACTTCCCCTCCTTGGGCTATAGTTTGCAACTGGGTCGGGGTGCTTTGATAGCCCACCAGACGAGTGTGGCGACGGTGAGTAATTTTCGCGTGGCCGACATTGCTAGGGGCGGACAGGGGGTCTCCCTTGGTCTCTCGCGTCGATGCTTACTTGCTGGGACACCCCACGGCTCACCGCTGTATCCAAAACATTGGTGGCATTGGCAATGTGACGTATCTCCCCGCCTTTCAACCCCATGA